The following are from one region of the Cetobacterium somerae genome:
- a CDS encoding YibE/F family protein, with the protein MKKTILPILVVISIFIMAIYSPKLSVDLKGKTKFPQEFVQGEVTKVIDEELMKDPVIKGKFRGGQNLEVKILEGKHKGEVFKVYNSLSALHNVYADVGLKAIFTVREEKEKTTVWLYNLKRDRAIYLLGAIFIGAVLILGKMKGVKSLLALVFTGSMIIYVLLPLLFKGVDPVSTSIFLSSIIIVVSFLLIGGYDRKTYSAIIGTISGITIAGLISYGFGKIMNLSGLNLSEGQQLLYITRDFKLQIEGLLFVSILIASLGAVMDVAMSISSSVNEIHQHKKDLTSKELFQSAMVIGKDIVGTMINTLILAFAGGSLPLMMMIWGYGMVYQQFINIPAIAIEIVNALAGSIGIIATVPITAVVSILLIKRKGEE; encoded by the coding sequence ATGAAGAAGACAATATTACCAATACTAGTAGTTATATCTATTTTTATAATGGCAATTTACTCACCTAAATTAAGTGTGGATTTAAAAGGAAAAACAAAATTTCCACAAGAATTTGTTCAAGGTGAAGTAACTAAAGTTATAGACGAAGAGTTAATGAAAGACCCTGTTATAAAGGGAAAATTTAGAGGTGGACAAAATTTAGAAGTAAAGATTTTAGAGGGAAAACATAAGGGAGAAGTTTTTAAGGTTTATAATTCCTTAAGTGCTCTTCACAATGTGTACGCAGATGTAGGATTGAAAGCTATATTTACAGTGAGAGAAGAAAAAGAAAAAACTACAGTTTGGCTATACAATCTAAAAAGAGATCGTGCTATATATCTTTTAGGTGCAATATTTATAGGGGCTGTTTTGATTTTAGGTAAAATGAAGGGAGTCAAATCTCTTTTGGCTTTAGTTTTTACAGGATCGATGATAATCTATGTCTTATTACCATTATTATTTAAGGGTGTAGATCCAGTATCAACTTCAATATTTCTATCTTCTATAATAATAGTAGTTAGCTTCTTATTGATAGGTGGATATGATAGAAAAACATATTCAGCAATAATAGGAACTATAAGTGGAATAACTATTGCAGGATTAATTTCTTATGGATTTGGAAAAATAATGAATTTAAGTGGATTAAATTTATCAGAAGGGCAACAGTTATTATATATAACAAGAGATTTTAAGCTTCAAATAGAAGGGTTATTGTTTGTATCAATATTAATAGCTTCTTTAGGAGCTGTTATGGATGTGGCTATGTCAATATCGTCATCTGTTAATGAAATACACCAACATAAAAAAGATCTAACTTCAAAAGAATTATTCCAGTCAGCGATGGTAATAGGAAAAGATATTGTGGGAACAATGATAAATACATTGATACTCGCTTTTGCAGGAGGATCATTACCTTTGATGATGATGATATGGGGTTATGGAATGGTTTATCAGCAGTTTATAAATATACCAGCTATAGCAATAGAAATTGTGAATGCTTTAGCAGGAAGCATAGGTATAATAGCAACTGTACCAATAACAGCAGTTGTTTCAATATTATTAATAAAAAGAAAAGGGGAGGAATAA
- a CDS encoding HutD family protein yields the protein MDYKIVRKENQKERLWTGGVSKELYIYPDGSTINSPFNFRVSTASINPGEYNFTSFKGYKRLLILLSGNVKLDVDGKDYYLKPLSHIFFSGDSHTSSLAEEKSIDFNLIFKENINLLDFKVLETEFSGNNLSSKAINIFYNLEENRHIRVNNNEYTLGKEDTLITCGNNFNIEGNGTGILLSLNIK from the coding sequence ATGGATTATAAAATTGTTAGGAAAGAAAATCAAAAAGAACGCCTTTGGACAGGTGGAGTTTCTAAAGAATTATATATTTATCCCGATGGTTCAACTATTAACAGTCCTTTTAATTTTAGAGTATCAACAGCAAGTATAAATCCTGGAGAATATAATTTTACATCTTTCAAAGGTTATAAACGACTTCTTATTCTTTTATCAGGAAATGTTAAATTAGATGTAGATGGAAAAGATTACTATTTAAAACCTCTATCTCATATATTTTTTTCTGGAGATAGTCATACAAGTAGTTTGGCAGAAGAAAAAAGTATCGACTTTAATCTTATTTTCAAAGAGAATATTAATCTTTTAGATTTTAAGGTTCTTGAAACTGAATTTTCTGGAAACAACTTATCCTCTAAAGCAATTAATATTTTTTATAATTTAGAAGAAAATCGGCATATCCGTGTAAATAATAACGAGTATACTTTAGGAAAAGAAGATACTCTTATTACTTGTGGAAATAATTTTAATATAGAAGGTAATGGAACTGGCATACTACTTTCTTTAAACATCAAATAA